One stretch of Paenibacillus sp. FSL R5-0341 DNA includes these proteins:
- a CDS encoding polyprenyl synthetase family protein: MKLLDIFGLLKKDMDYIEKELYLSVRGEQKLLSETSLHLLKAGGKRLRPVFVLLGGKFGTYDIERLKLVAVPLELIHSASLVHDDVIDNAETRRGKPTVKSKWDNRIAMYTGDYIYGKALEMTAGLSDPAIHRILAKAMVQMSIGEMEQIRDFFNTGQSVRNYLLRIRRKTALLIAVSCQLGALATRAPEHVSSLLYTYGYNVGMAFQIQDDVLDLVGTEKQLGKPPGSDMKQGNITLPVLYALQESDLREPLLKEIARVQDEEGRASASDAIGMIRQSQGIAKAEALADRYMKKALDALDQLPNIKTTKNLRDIAHFVVKRTH; this comes from the coding sequence ATGAAACTATTGGATATTTTCGGGTTGTTAAAAAAGGACATGGATTACATTGAGAAAGAGTTGTACCTCAGTGTTCGAGGAGAACAAAAACTGCTGAGTGAAACGTCGCTTCATTTGCTCAAAGCAGGAGGAAAACGGTTGCGGCCCGTTTTTGTATTACTTGGCGGGAAATTTGGTACATATGATATTGAACGACTGAAGTTGGTTGCGGTTCCGCTCGAACTCATTCATTCCGCATCTCTCGTTCATGATGATGTTATTGATAATGCGGAGACACGCCGAGGCAAACCTACGGTGAAGTCCAAATGGGATAATCGGATTGCCATGTACACTGGAGACTATATCTACGGTAAGGCACTTGAAATGACTGCGGGATTATCCGATCCAGCTATTCATCGTATCCTTGCCAAAGCCATGGTACAGATGTCCATCGGTGAAATGGAGCAAATTCGAGACTTTTTCAATACGGGACAAAGCGTCCGAAACTATCTGCTGCGGATTCGTCGCAAAACAGCACTTCTGATTGCGGTTAGCTGTCAGTTAGGGGCTTTGGCCACACGTGCGCCTGAGCATGTATCTTCCTTGCTGTATACGTACGGATACAATGTGGGGATGGCTTTCCAGATTCAAGATGATGTACTTGATCTGGTAGGTACCGAGAAACAACTCGGTAAGCCACCTGGCAGTGACATGAAGCAGGGAAATATCACTCTTCCTGTGCTGTATGCACTGCAAGAGTCCGATCTGCGTGAACCTCTGTTGAAGGAGATTGCCCGTGTCCAAGATGAAGAAGGACGGGCAAGTGCATCGGATGCAATTGGAATGATTCGCCAAAGTCAAGGAATTGCTAAAGCAGAAGCCCTTGCTGACCGATATATGAAGAAAGCGCTCGATGCTCTCGATCAGCTACCTAACATCAAGACGACCAAAAACCTGCGTGACATCGCTCATTTTGTGGTTAAACGCACACATTAA
- a CDS encoding flavin prenyltransferase UbiX: MVQQPDNKRLVVGITGASGSIYGIRLIETLLDLEYNVHLVISNAGWRVLKEEMDWDVTNRDGVLEEKFGNRAGSLIYHPVSDIGASIASGSYLADGMIIMPCSMGTLSSIAQGSSDNLMSRAADVMMKEGRTLILVPRETPLHAIHLENMLKLSRLGVRMIPAMPAFYYKPQTMDELIMFLVGKVLDSLRIPHQLFTRWGEPDERG, encoded by the coding sequence ATGGTACAGCAGCCGGACAATAAACGACTGGTTGTCGGAATTACCGGAGCGAGTGGCAGTATATATGGCATCCGATTAATTGAAACGCTGCTTGATTTGGAATATAACGTTCATCTGGTCATATCCAATGCAGGGTGGCGTGTACTGAAAGAAGAAATGGACTGGGATGTGACGAATCGGGACGGGGTGTTGGAAGAAAAATTCGGCAACCGTGCTGGTTCTCTGATCTATCATCCTGTGAGTGATATAGGGGCCTCCATTGCAAGTGGTTCTTATCTGGCCGATGGCATGATTATCATGCCATGTTCTATGGGAACTCTTTCCTCCATCGCGCAGGGATCGTCGGATAATCTGATGTCCCGCGCAGCCGATGTTATGATGAAAGAGGGAAGAACATTGATCCTCGTACCACGTGAGACGCCTCTTCATGCAATCCATCTGGAGAACATGCTGAAGCTCTCCCGTCTTGGTGTACGAATGATACCGGCTATGCCTGCTTTTTATTACAAACCTCAGACTATGGATGAGTTGATTATGTTTTTGGTGGGGAAAGTGCTGGATAGCTTGCGCATCCCACATCAACTGTTTACAAGATGGGGAGAACCGGATGAACGGGGATAA
- a CDS encoding UbiA-like polyprenyltransferase gives MFRKIRIFLEMIKIEHTLFALPFAFMGAILGSMVVNDTFPSWMQIMWVLLAMVGARSAAFGLNRIIDQAIDGKNPRTAMRAIPAGLLKNGEVVIFVIISFILLFWASSNLNVLSMQLLPIAVFMLVLYSYTKRFTWLCHVVLGMTIGLAPLGGWVAVTGTMDWTAIVLYVTIVFWTAGFDIIYACQDLEFDQGEGLHSIPSRFGLVKSLQIAKFFHVITAIGFLALLLMTDLSWWYGAGMLVTYGILFYQHYIVSPNDMSRVQTAFFTMNSLLSLIVFTFTLIDLAVK, from the coding sequence ATGTTTAGGAAAATTCGCATCTTTTTAGAAATGATCAAGATTGAACACACGCTTTTCGCTTTACCTTTTGCATTTATGGGGGCCATCCTCGGCTCCATGGTAGTGAATGATACCTTCCCAAGCTGGATGCAGATCATGTGGGTATTGCTTGCGATGGTCGGCGCACGTAGTGCGGCTTTCGGTTTGAACCGAATTATTGACCAAGCGATTGATGGCAAAAATCCGCGTACCGCGATGAGAGCGATCCCTGCAGGACTGTTGAAAAATGGGGAAGTTGTTATATTCGTCATTATCTCATTTATTTTGTTATTCTGGGCCTCATCCAATCTTAATGTATTATCCATGCAGCTGTTACCTATCGCTGTGTTTATGCTGGTACTGTATTCGTACACCAAACGTTTCACATGGTTATGCCACGTCGTTCTCGGAATGACAATTGGTTTGGCGCCGCTTGGTGGCTGGGTAGCTGTAACCGGGACGATGGATTGGACAGCGATTGTCCTGTACGTTACGATTGTGTTCTGGACAGCAGGTTTTGATATTATCTATGCATGTCAGGATCTGGAGTTTGACCAAGGTGAAGGCCTTCATTCGATACCTTCCCGTTTTGGCCTGGTTAAATCATTGCAGATCGCCAAGTTCTTCCATGTGATTACTGCAATTGGTTTTCTTGCGTTATTGTTGATGACAGATCTGAGCTGGTGGTATGGCGCAGGTATGCTGGTTACGTACGGTATTCTGTTCTATCAACACTATATTGTATCGCCTAATGATATGAGTCGTGTTCAAACGGCATTCTTTACCATGAACAGTTTGCTTAGTTTAATCGTATTTACGTTCACTTTGATTGATCTGGCGGTGAAATAA
- a CDS encoding demethylmenaquinone methyltransferase — protein sequence MGSGESKPKEEYVHSVFQSIAGKYDVMNDILSFRRHKSWRKFTMKKMNMSKGDTGLDLCCGTCDWTLAMAEASETGHMHGLDFSSNMLEVGQTKINAVQRQKQITLTQGNAMSLPFEDNSFDYVTIGFGLRNVPDLRQVLSEMKRVVKPGGMVVCLELSKPTWQPFKGIYYFYFEKVLPNLAKVFAKSFEQYKWLPDSLAIFPGRKELADIFAETGLQQVQAYPLTGGIAALHIGTKENQHV from the coding sequence ATGGGGAGCGGAGAGAGCAAACCGAAAGAAGAATATGTCCATTCGGTTTTTCAGAGTATAGCCGGAAAATATGATGTCATGAATGATATTCTAAGTTTCCGCAGGCATAAGTCTTGGCGCAAATTCACCATGAAAAAGATGAATATGTCCAAAGGCGACACCGGTCTTGATTTGTGCTGTGGCACATGTGACTGGACGCTCGCCATGGCAGAGGCAAGTGAAACGGGGCACATGCATGGGCTTGATTTCAGCAGCAACATGCTCGAAGTTGGCCAAACGAAGATCAATGCCGTACAGCGTCAGAAGCAGATTACCCTGACACAGGGAAATGCCATGTCACTTCCTTTTGAAGACAATTCATTCGATTATGTGACGATCGGGTTCGGGCTGCGTAATGTACCTGATCTCAGACAGGTGTTGTCTGAGATGAAACGTGTAGTAAAACCGGGCGGTATGGTTGTGTGCCTGGAATTGTCCAAGCCAACATGGCAACCGTTCAAGGGCATTTATTATTTTTATTTTGAGAAGGTTTTACCGAATCTTGCCAAAGTGTTCGCTAAAAGTTTTGAGCAGTATAAATGGCTGCCGGATTCTTTGGCCATTTTTCCGGGAAGGAAGGAACTGGCAGACATTTTTGCAGAAACTGGATTGCAACAAGTGCAGGCCTACCCTCTGACCGGAGGTATCGCGGCACTGCATATTGGAACCAAGGAGAATCAGCATGTTTAG
- a CDS encoding heptaprenyl diphosphate synthase component 1: MNSYRVPQLAKKYTDYDMIRQHTEIPSFPDSRARLLQVFVGRTDEKVHQELYALATSLVQLAMDTHDRIDTISGERREQEMRSRQLNVLAGDYLSSRFYQLLAHAGKIEMIGKLSAAVSEVNARKMTLYERMKKLLVSADEYLRETVQLRMQLFLSFTGMIQDKEESLWNSLLTEFSSCETIVEELKRMNDEQQFLHSYAYWHIYEYGNDDERSVLRQSEPDARVWNAMVLKHRVGEVLLDKLRECTHRIQLLLQDEEGRMGLHEIHAILEPYLTYLQPSHAAVRED, from the coding sequence AGAAATATACGGATTACGACATGATTCGACAACATACGGAAATCCCATCATTTCCGGATAGCCGGGCACGTCTGTTGCAGGTTTTTGTGGGCCGCACAGACGAAAAGGTGCATCAAGAGCTATATGCTCTTGCAACTTCGCTCGTTCAGTTGGCCATGGATACGCATGATCGAATCGATACCATTTCCGGTGAGCGAAGAGAGCAGGAGATGCGTTCACGCCAGTTGAATGTGCTCGCCGGAGATTATTTAAGTAGCCGTTTCTATCAATTGCTTGCCCATGCAGGCAAAATTGAAATGATTGGCAAACTCAGTGCTGCTGTATCCGAAGTGAACGCACGCAAGATGACGCTGTATGAACGGATGAAGAAGCTTCTCGTTTCGGCTGATGAATACTTGCGTGAAACGGTACAGCTGAGGATGCAGCTGTTTCTTTCATTTACAGGCATGATTCAAGATAAGGAAGAGTCCTTATGGAACAGCCTGTTGACCGAATTCAGCTCCTGCGAAACGATCGTGGAAGAACTGAAGCGGATGAATGACGAACAACAATTTCTTCACAGCTATGCATACTGGCACATATACGAGTACGGTAATGACGATGAGCGCAGTGTGCTGCGTCAGTCTGAACCAGATGCACGTGTATGGAACGCTATGGTGCTGAAGCATAGGGTTGGCGAGGTTCTGCTGGACAAGCTTCGCGAATGTACACACCGCATTCAACTGTTGTTGCAAGACGAGGAAGGGCGGATGGGCTTGCATGAGATACATGCAATTCTTGAGCCGTACTTAACATATTTGCAGCCTTCACATGCGGCAGTAAGGGAAGATTGA